Proteins co-encoded in one Neodiprion lecontei isolate iyNeoLeco1 chromosome 3, iyNeoLeco1.1, whole genome shotgun sequence genomic window:
- the LOC107222188 gene encoding uncharacterized protein LOC107222188 — MIGAGLRSWSMRETTKVQSSRLEVEDGVNEDTESGAVSAVLSEDGGITVEEFPRVETEIVSRGGESSGDVEVEARGRREGGRSQLQAGEVITTLDLSVVGDRRPTDSSSDRRRGAARRFSLFHWFRGKGVGEISESNRHSSSSSSSLLVPSGGNKAANERATNQLHVTGKNVETASPNQGSTVDVAAANTVGRNSTTTLPQCNSLYSSSGSVDTNCSTATVHSFTFLHPGDLPSGLIDGVKSPSIQRRRFNRFRDFRKHSSAEDFGGSDRICAGSPSDGETAVDCHGEKEERKLLDEDRENGSAHSSTPYHYRSLPTSGKTADLAARKTNKVHVRGKRRAPDPPSYGSVAGETRNSNAVNQKSGNTGRRNKRRAPNPPSEATKTCDQSKRSDIQGVGERPQVISNDTLKLEGGLLLPTRFDLSEKKSIDMNHQASLDKKTSPLATTPLQQVQAPRPWYKRSNTTLSDRDCGSFRREVLKIPTLSKNRGGLEKTGRFSLHQEAQSSNSDSGDVGTFDKSFSRLNHFFGRTTERREQIESSRGQKRGDEKRRSNLSILTNISELDREAAAIVQEEQARNQAVVARSSGLFTDGSLADFDRPPSGDIISDMVSSSIEPQRKGTRALISKFNAISNITKVTVNATFFTKSSNQSGKIDVVRGEPVQSSNVNSRNSDRIVTKRLLYDGAEQVNETGVDISSINFFRRLEAADAAQTRDDIHLGSRRSAPGWEEKIKRYFPERTSADFQGHKVQTRKSTALGNNQRQSVRNDQVKRSEEKIVTEKYLPPNNVAEQHLSRADLKEMLIEMKHSLPKRPKPKSGVKSVPVSIGNDKVNVGKAQQRSTAIETSVKQGEGQGVRGMKPLMQDQQSRAISSSSNYVRSTTAVGKRDQQASSGPGIILEKTKVSSGVQTSANLRNVGNYTTRELSPMINRVRSSQKFESRKNEDANRVSSNLRKSPGRGTGLTRTTFQLIRPRDFASIEALKTEKTEAVKESGQNTYMNVIEDSLYANTVISPSKSNSNEAAGDGKTGSVGAAEEKINIVKDNKHENVRHYTASVVAQVKIPEESTQPEVTSTTVKNEEDGEIPISETNMNTLAINRLLRKLEGAIASGQHQQAAGLAKELAQLKIHCSVVRQRSEKTKESDVINVDMYIEDKLAHQGPIPLQLSLSTTVSELKKKVFGEFEIPVNVQRWIIGKNLADNDEFTLEALKAVDKSSIFLYLVAPDLQNDDCTRGDKIVAKEEITAPIEAPVEEQPREIEPIIEEEVEITPQEPTVEELKLKRYEHLMSLENTDVIPNSVPIECPICFAPYGPCEGVILRDCLHMFCRTCIANTIMYCEEAEVKCPFRDSEYTCESTLQEREIKALVTSEVYEQHLAKSVSQAENNAGNNAFHCKTPDCPGWCIYDDNVNVFQCPVCGVNNCLTCQAIHTNKNCREYQDEIRLLKETDQETKRTAAVLEEMVESGEALACPTCAVVLMKKWGCDWLRCSMCKTEICWVTRGPRWGPGGKGDTSGGCKCGENGVKCHPRCNYCH, encoded by the exons ATGATCGGTGCAGGTCTGAGGAGCTGGAGCATGAGGGAAACAACAAAGGTGCAGTCTTCGCGTCTAGAGGTCGAGGATGGAGTGAACGAGGATACAGAATCGGGTGCAGTTTCTGCGGTTCTTAGCGAGGACGGCGGTATAACGGTAGAGGAATTTCCCCGAGTCGAAACAGAAATAGTCAGCAGAGGAGGAGAGTCAAGTGGCGACGTCGAAGTAGAAGCAAGAGGACGACGAGAAGGAGGACGTTCGCAACTGCAGGCCGGAGAAGTTATAACGACGCTGGATTTGAGCGTCGTCGGTGATCGTCGGCCGACGGATTCCTCGTCGGATCGTCGTCGCGGGGCGGCCAGAAGGTTTTCGCTGTTTCATTGGTTCCGGGGTAAGGGAGTCGGCGAAATATCCGAGTCGAATCGTcactcgtcgtcgtcgtcgtcgtcgttgttggTACCGAGCGGAGGAAACAAAGCGGCGAACGAACGGGCAACGAACCAGCTTCACGTGACGGGTAAAAACGTCGAGACAGCGAGTCCGAACCAAGGTTCCACCGTTGACGTAGCGGCCGCAAATACCGTCGGCCGAAATTCAACGACGACGTTACCGCAGTGCAACAGTCTTTACTCGAGTTCCGGTAGCGTCGATACAAACTGCAGCACTGCGACGGTCCACAGTTTCACATTCCTGCATCCCGGTGATCTCCCGTCAGGTCTGATCGACGGGGTAAAGTCTCCGTCAATCCAAAGACGACGGTTCAACCGTTTTCGGGACTTTCGCAAGCACTCATCGGCCGAGGATTTCGGCGGGTCGGATCGAATATGCGCCGGAAGTCCTTCCGACGGTGAAACGGCGGTTGATTGCCACGGAGAAAAGGAGGAACGGAAACTCCTCGACGAGGATCGGGAAAACGGATCGGCCCACAGCAGCACTCCGTATCATTACCGCAGCCTACCGACTTCCGGTAAGACCGCCGACCTCGCGGCGAGAAAAACGAACAAGGTTCACGTGCGGGGAAAACGAAGAGCGCCTGATCCACCGAGTTACGGTTCAGTTGCGGGAGAGACGCGTAATTCCAACGCGGTTAATCAAAAATCTGGGAACACCGGAAGACGGAACAAACGTCGCGCGCCGAATCCGCCGTCGGAGGCGACGAAGACATGCGACCAGTCGAAGAGGAGTGACATTCAGGGCGTCGGAGAACGGCCGCAGGTGATAAGCAACGACACCCTGAAGCTGGAAGGAGGCTTACTCCTGCCGACGAGGTTCGATCTCAGCGAGAAAAAATCCATCGACATGAACCACCAAGCCTCGTTGGACAAGAAGACGTCTCCTTTGGCAACGACGCCTCTGCAACAGGTGCAGGCACCGAGGCCATGGTACAAGAGGAGTAACACAACGCTGAGCGATCGTGACTGCGGATCGTTCAGAAGAGAGGTTTTGAAGATACCAACGTTGTCGAAGAACCGCGGTGGGCTCGAGAAGACGGGTCGTTTCAGCCTCCACCAGGAGGCTCAGAGTTCGAACAGCGATTCCGGGGACGTTGGTACCTTCGACAAGTCATTTTCGAGGCTAAACCACTTCTTCGGAAGGACGACGGAACGCAGAGAGCAAATTGAGTCGTCAAGGGGGCAGAAGAGGGGGGACGAAAAGCGAAGGTCGAACTTATCCATACTCACCAACATCAGCGAGTTGGACAGAGAAGCGGCCGCCATTGTCCAGGAGGAACAAGCCAGGAATCAGGCTGTTGTGGCCAGGTCTTCAGGCTTGTTTACGGACGGTTCCTTAGCCGACTTTGATAGACCACCGAGCGGCGATATAATCTCGGATATGGTATCCTCCTCCATCGAGCCCCAGAGAAAAGGCACTCGTGCTCTGATATCGAAGTTCAACGCAATCAGCAACATTACCAAGGTCACGGTGAACGCTACATTCTTTACGAAGTCCTCGAACCAGTCGGGGAAAATCGATGTCGTCAGAGGGGAACCGGTACAGAGTAGTAACGTCAACTCCAGGAACAGTGATAGAATAGTGACTAAACGACTCCTTTACGACGGTGCCGAGCAGGTGAACGAAACCGGGGTTGATATATCGTCGATCAACTTTTTCCGCCGACTCGAAGCCGCCGATGCCGCCCAGACCAGGGACGATATTCACCTAGGTTCTCGACGCTCGGCACCCGGCTGGGAGGAAAAGATAAAACGATATTTTCCCGAGAGAACTAGCGCCGATTTTCAGGGGCATAAGGTTCAGACGAGGAAATCTACCGCCCTTGGCAACAATCAGAGGCAATCGGTTAGAAACGATCAGGTTAAACGGAGCgaggaaaaaatcgttaccGAAAAATATCTTCCTCCGAACAACGTCGCCGAGCAGCACTTGTCGCGTGCCGATCTCAAGGAGATGCTGATCGAGATGAAACACTCGTTGCCAAAGAGACCGAAGCCGAAATCTGGGGTAAAATCGGTACCAGTTTCGATCGGTAATGACAAGGTTAACGTCGGTAAGGCTCAGCAGCGATCGACGGCCATTGAGACGTCGGTAAAACAGGGCGAAGGACAAGGTGTTCGTGGGATGAAACCGTTGATGCAGGATCAGCAATCGCGGGCGATTTCGTCGAGCTCGAATTACGTGAGGTCAACGACTGCGGTGGGAAAACGCGATCAACAAGCTTCGAGTGGGCCCGGAATAATTCTGGAGAAGACGAAGGTCTCTTCCGGTGTTCAGACAAGTGCGAATTTGCGAAATGTTGGAAATTACACCACGCGGGAATTGAGTCCGATGATTAATCGTGTCAGGAGTTCacagaaatttgaatcgcGAAAGAACGAGGACGCGAATCGAGTATCATCGAATTTACGCAAGAGTCCAGGACGTGGTACTGGCCTCACTCGAACCACTTTCCAGCTTATAAGGCCCAGGGATTTTGCCTCCATCGAGGCACTCAAGACCGAAAAAACGGAGGCAGTAAAAGAATCGGGACAAAACACTTACATGAACGTGATCGAAGACTCGCTTTACGCGAACACGGTCATTAGTCCGTCGAAAAGTAACTCTAACGAGGCTGCTGGCGATGGAAAAACCGGAAGCGTCGGTGCAGCCgaggagaaaataaatatcgttaAAGATAATAAACACGAGAACGTTCGGCACTACACTGCAAGCGTTGTTGCGCAGGTCAAGATACCCGAAGAATCGACGCAACCGGAAGTAACCTCGACGACGGTCAAGAACGAAG AGGATGGGGAAATACCGATCTCAGAGACGAATATGAATACCCTGGCGATAAATCGACTGTTGAGAAAATTGGAAGGTGCGATTGCTTCTGGTCAGCATCAGCAAGCGGCTGGACTAGCGAAAGAACTTGCTCAGCTTAAAATTCATTGCTCGGTAGTTCGACAACGGTCTGAAAAGACCAAGGAATCGGACGTAATAAACGTCGATATGTATATAGAAGACAAATTGGCTCATCAGGGACCGATTCCACTTCAG CTTTCACTAAGCACGACCGTTTCTGAACTGAAGAAAAAGGTGTTCGGGGAATTTGAAATACCAGTGAATGTTCAGCGTTGGATTATCGGCAAGAATTTAGCCGACAACGACGAATTCACTCTGGAAGCATTGAAGGCTGTGGACAAGTCTTCTATTTTTCTATACCTCGTTGCACCGG ATTTGCAAAATGACGATTGCACACGAGGCGACAAAATAGTTGCAAAGGAAGAGATAACGGCGCCTATTGAAGCGCCTGTTGAAGAACAGCCGCGTGAAATAGAACCGATCATAGAGGAGGAAGTTGAAATTACACCTCAG GAACCAACTGTCGaggaattgaaattgaagagaTACGAGCATTTAATGTCCCTCGAGAATACCGACGTTATACCAAATTCAGTACCGATCGAGTGTCCGATTTGTTTCGCGCCATACGGACCCTGCGAAGGAGTTATTTTGAGGGATTGCCTCCACATGTTTTGCAG AACATGCATTGCGAATACCATAATGTACTGCGAAGAGGCCGAGGTAAAATGTCCCTTCAGGGACTCGGAATACACTTGCGAATCGACTCTTCAGGAGCGCGAGATAAAAGCG CTGGTAACTTCCGAAGTTTACGAACAACATTTGGCCAAGTCAGTGTCGCAGGCTGAAAACAACGCGGGAAATAATGCTTTTCATTGTAAAACGCCCGACTGTCCCGGCTGGTGTATTTACGACGATAACGTTAATGTTTTCCAGTGCCCGGTTTGCGGCGTAAACAATTGCCTGACGTGTCAG GCTATACACACGAACAAGAATTGTCGTGAGTATCAGGACGAGATAAGGCTTCTCAAAGAAACCGATCAGGAAACTAAACGAACAGCGGCTGTTCTCGAGGAAATGGTTGAGAGCGGCGAAGCCCTGGCTTGTCCGACATGCGCGGTTGTACTTATGAAGAAATGGGGATGCGATTGGCTTCGTTGCTCCATGTGCAAGACTGAGATATGTTGGGTAACTCGAGGACCGCGTTGGGGTCCCGGG